One region of Mucilaginibacter sp. 14171R-50 genomic DNA includes:
- a CDS encoding tetratricopeptide repeat protein: MNKIFTLLVFLLGTTIYAKGIDGVAAQDSNEVIKLNKQAYDNRLTSPDQTVSYANKALELAEKAGYDKGIGEAYRVRGIGNYYLNQASAAIHDYLLALSTFSKIKDLRSEAKVYNNIGNLYLDNNYASSLEYLNKSLEIALKLADKQLTGSLYLNIGNVYYRKKSFNQALNYYNKANDIFVAIKDSVNLIQALQNRGVIYFNLNQYDIAEKLLLAANKAAKERDLNKPVASTNLTLASLYIAQKRFNDAEKIVQEGQAYSQAVKDEKLESDYIYTTYQLEAKRKNYERALYYLQQIFRQDSTIYASNESNQINMLQVQFKQQAKQRENELTIQRQQNDRIKFWAVTVVAGLLLVVIALLVSNVKRKAATNTKLTELNGEVLRQKDNLDRVNHHLEEIIDERTKDLQIKNKKLSEYSSYLSHQIRGPIATLRGLMNLEKEKLVDEKECIVMMDKCVSDIDQKIIEMSEMLNDTTRAHV; encoded by the coding sequence ATGAATAAAATTTTTACTCTTCTTGTTTTTTTGCTTGGTACAACTATATACGCGAAGGGTATTGACGGTGTTGCGGCACAGGATAGTAATGAAGTAATTAAACTGAATAAACAAGCGTACGATAACCGCTTAACCAGCCCCGACCAAACCGTCAGCTATGCTAACAAGGCCCTTGAACTTGCAGAAAAGGCCGGCTACGATAAAGGCATAGGCGAAGCCTACCGGGTTAGGGGTATTGGCAATTACTATTTAAACCAGGCAAGCGCCGCTATTCATGATTATTTGCTGGCGCTATCCACTTTCTCGAAAATTAAAGACCTGCGAAGCGAGGCGAAAGTTTATAATAATATAGGGAACTTATACCTGGATAATAACTACGCCAGTTCATTAGAGTATTTGAACAAGTCTTTAGAAATTGCCCTTAAGCTGGCCGATAAGCAGCTAACCGGGTCGTTATACTTAAATATCGGTAATGTTTACTACCGTAAAAAAAGCTTTAACCAGGCATTAAATTATTACAACAAGGCCAATGATATTTTTGTTGCCATTAAAGATTCGGTGAACCTTATACAGGCGCTACAAAACAGGGGGGTAATTTACTTTAACCTTAACCAATACGATATTGCTGAAAAGCTGCTGCTTGCAGCCAATAAAGCCGCGAAAGAACGCGACCTGAATAAGCCCGTTGCCAGTACCAACCTTACGCTGGCATCTTTATATATCGCGCAAAAGCGGTTTAACGATGCCGAAAAAATTGTGCAGGAAGGGCAGGCATATTCGCAAGCGGTGAAGGATGAGAAGCTGGAATCTGACTATATTTACACTACTTACCAATTAGAGGCCAAGCGCAAAAACTACGAACGTGCTTTGTATTACCTGCAGCAGATATTCAGGCAGGATAGTACCATTTATGCGTCAAACGAGTCCAACCAAATAAATATGCTGCAGGTGCAGTTTAAGCAGCAGGCAAAGCAGCGCGAAAACGAACTGACCATTCAACGCCAGCAAAACGACCGGATAAAATTTTGGGCGGTTACCGTTGTAGCAGGCTTGTTGTTAGTGGTTATAGCGCTGCTGGTGAGCAACGTTAAGCGCAAAGCGGCAACCAATACAAAGCTTACCGAGCTTAACGGCGAAGTATTGCGCCAAAAGGATAACCTGGACCGCGTAAACCATCACCTTGAAGAGATCATTGACGAGCGTACCAAAGACCTGCAAATAAAGAATAAAAAGCTATCCGAGTATTCGTCATACTTATCGCACCAGATACGCGGCCCCATAGCTACCCTTCGCGGTTTAATGAACCTGGAAAAGGAAAAGCTTGTTGACGAAAAAGAATGTATTGTAATGATGGACAAGTGCGTATCTGATATCGATCAGAAAATTATCGAGATGAGCGAAATGCTTAACGATACCACCAGGGCACACGTTTAA
- a CDS encoding fatty acid desaturase: MAFIHDVLQEPSYGWKDANGNLSKPTPKQIFSEFFSRLNIFKDKKNWLSFTSWAMVFCLAPFLFLFAFKYFTITGLIIAFVYSMMVMGTHGTIWYHRYCTHGAFKFRNNFWRFITQNLTLKIIPEEIYAISHHVHHALSDTPGDPYNAQGGFLYCFLADANHQPVNRNLDEKGYNRCLTLMKHTGVTCNTYAQYKKWGSVANPFHMILGVIANWAFWFAAFYLLGGMGLACAIFGAAGFWAVGVRTFNYEGHGKGQDKRREGIDHNRKDMSVNQLWPGIVAGEWHNNHHLFPKSARSGFKPYQVDSAWYYIKFMHMIGAISHYHDSKKQFYKEYIKPGVKLIAEPVFCPTTGKQIFATEGI; encoded by the coding sequence ATGGCATTTATACACGATGTGCTACAGGAACCGTCATACGGATGGAAAGATGCTAACGGCAACCTGTCTAAGCCCACCCCAAAACAAATCTTCTCTGAATTTTTTTCAAGGCTAAATATATTTAAAGACAAAAAAAACTGGCTTTCGTTTACAAGCTGGGCTATGGTGTTTTGTTTGGCGCCATTCCTGTTCCTTTTTGCTTTTAAATATTTCACTATAACAGGCTTAATTATAGCCTTTGTTTACAGCATGATGGTAATGGGTACGCATGGTACCATATGGTATCACAGGTACTGCACGCATGGCGCTTTTAAATTCAGGAATAACTTTTGGCGGTTTATTACGCAAAATCTTACCCTGAAAATCATCCCCGAAGAGATATACGCCATATCGCACCACGTACACCACGCATTGTCTGACACCCCCGGCGACCCTTATAACGCGCAGGGTGGTTTCCTGTATTGCTTTTTGGCAGATGCAAATCACCAGCCCGTTAACCGTAACCTTGACGAAAAAGGGTACAACCGCTGCCTTACCTTAATGAAACACACAGGTGTTACCTGTAATACTTATGCCCAATATAAAAAATGGGGCTCGGTGGCAAACCCATTCCACATGATATTGGGTGTTATTGCCAACTGGGCGTTTTGGTTTGCCGCTTTTTACCTGCTTGGCGGCATGGGCCTGGCTTGTGCCATATTTGGCGCTGCCGGTTTTTGGGCCGTTGGCGTGCGTACCTTTAACTACGAAGGCCACGGCAAGGGGCAGGACAAGCGCCGCGAGGGTATTGATCATAACCGCAAGGATATGTCGGTTAACCAGCTTTGGCCGGGTATTGTGGCCGGCGAATGGCATAACAACCACCACCTGTTTCCTAAAAGCGCGCGTTCGGGCTTTAAACCTTACCAGGTCGACAGCGCGTGGTACTACATCAAATTTATGCACATGATTGGCGCTATCAGCCATTATCACGATTCAAAGAAGCAATTTTATAAAGAATATATCAAACCAGGTGTTAAGCTGATTGCCGAACCCGTGTTTTGCCCTACTACCGGCAAGCAAATATTTGCAACTGAAGGTATTTAA
- a CDS encoding thioredoxin domain-containing protein encodes MNKLANSTSPYLLQHANNPVNWYPWGTEALQKAKDENKLILVSIGYSACHWCHVMEHESFEDESVAAVMNEYFVCIKVDREERPDVDQIYMSAIQLMSGRGGWPLNCICLPDQRPIYGGTYFRKNDWASLLLNLADFYKTKPEEAEEYAVRLTEGIKQYESVAFVAEQPEYTKADLETIMTTWRRYIDPVEGGFGGAPKFPMPANVQFLMRYAHLMKDEGIAENVRLTLKKMAFGGIYDHIGGGFARYAVDGVWHVPHFEKMLYDNGQLLSLYAEAHTWNPNPLYQTIADEIVAFVSRELTSPENGFYSALDADSEGKEGKFYIFTKAEIEEILGNDADLFNIYYHVTEGGNWEEEASNVFFRREEDAELAEKLGLAVEELTRRINTARQKVLEARGKRVRPGLDNKILASWNGLMLKGLCEAYRAFNKPEYLTLALKNAEFINDKMLNGAKLSRVYKRDGKDDAATFLDDYANVIDAFIALYEVTFNEDWLIQAQKLTDYTLAHYYNADGGIFYYTADNNEQLIARKSEIMDGVIPASNSVMARNLKKLGLFFDNEGYLEVSAQLLRNIVPHLAKYSTAYANWTMLLLDEVFGTYEVAITGNDAEAKRVEMEQNYIPNKIMLGGKDGSLPLLAERFNSDTRIFVCRDKTCGLPVYNITDALKQINN; translated from the coding sequence ATGAACAAGCTTGCCAACTCCACCTCGCCATATTTACTGCAGCATGCCAACAACCCGGTCAACTGGTACCCCTGGGGTACCGAAGCCCTGCAAAAAGCAAAGGACGAGAATAAACTGATATTGGTGAGCATTGGCTACTCGGCCTGCCACTGGTGTCACGTAATGGAACACGAAAGCTTTGAGGACGAAAGCGTGGCCGCAGTTATGAATGAATATTTTGTGTGCATTAAAGTGGATAGGGAAGAGCGCCCGGATGTTGACCAGATCTACATGAGCGCTATCCAATTGATGAGTGGCCGTGGTGGCTGGCCCCTAAACTGCATTTGCCTGCCCGACCAGCGGCCTATTTATGGCGGCACTTACTTCCGTAAGAATGACTGGGCATCGCTGCTGTTAAACCTGGCCGATTTTTACAAGACCAAACCCGAAGAAGCCGAAGAATACGCTGTGCGACTGACCGAAGGCATTAAACAATACGAATCGGTGGCTTTTGTTGCCGAGCAGCCTGAATATACTAAAGCCGACCTGGAAACCATTATGACCACCTGGCGCCGGTATATCGACCCGGTGGAAGGTGGTTTTGGCGGGGCGCCAAAATTCCCGATGCCAGCCAATGTGCAGTTTTTAATGCGTTATGCCCACCTGATGAAGGATGAGGGCATTGCAGAAAATGTTAGGCTAACCTTAAAAAAAATGGCCTTTGGCGGTATTTACGACCATATCGGCGGCGGCTTTGCCCGTTACGCGGTCGACGGGGTTTGGCATGTGCCCCACTTCGAAAAAATGCTGTATGATAATGGCCAGTTACTTAGCCTGTATGCCGAAGCCCACACCTGGAACCCCAACCCGCTGTACCAAACCATCGCCGACGAGATCGTCGCATTTGTAAGCCGCGAGCTAACATCGCCCGAAAATGGTTTTTACTCGGCGCTGGATGCCGATAGCGAAGGCAAGGAGGGTAAGTTTTACATTTTTACCAAAGCTGAAATTGAAGAGATTTTAGGCAATGATGCCGACCTGTTCAATATCTACTACCATGTTACCGAAGGCGGCAACTGGGAAGAAGAGGCATCCAACGTTTTCTTCCGCCGCGAGGAGGATGCAGAACTGGCTGAAAAGCTGGGCCTGGCCGTTGAGGAACTGACGAGACGGATTAACACTGCCCGCCAAAAAGTTTTAGAAGCCCGCGGCAAACGCGTGCGCCCGGGTCTGGATAATAAGATATTAGCATCATGGAACGGACTGATGCTGAAAGGCCTTTGCGAAGCTTATCGTGCTTTTAATAAACCCGAATATTTAACGCTGGCATTGAAGAACGCGGAGTTTATAAATGATAAAATGCTAAATGGTGCCAAACTTTCAAGGGTATATAAAAGGGACGGCAAGGATGATGCGGCCACTTTTCTTGATGATTATGCCAACGTCATCGACGCGTTTATAGCCCTGTACGAAGTTACCTTTAACGAGGACTGGCTGATACAGGCCCAGAAGCTGACCGACTATACCCTTGCACATTATTACAATGCAGATGGCGGCATATTTTACTACACAGCCGATAACAACGAGCAACTCATCGCCCGTAAATCTGAAATTATGGATGGGGTGATCCCTGCTTCAAACTCGGTTATGGCGCGTAACCTTAAAAAACTGGGACTGTTTTTTGATAACGAAGGTTACCTGGAGGTATCGGCACAATTACTGCGAAATATTGTGCCCCACCTGGCAAAATACAGTACGGCTTATGCAAACTGGACCATGCTGCTGCTCGACGAAGTTTTCGGCACCTATGAGGTGGCCATTACCGGTAACGATGCCGAAGCAAAGCGTGTTGAAATGGAACAAAATTACATCCCCAATAAAATAATGTTGGGAGGTAAGGATGGAAGTTTACCTTTGCTGGCTGAAAGGTTTAACAGCGATACCCGGATATTTGTATGCAGGGATAAAACCTGCGGCCTGCCGGTGTACAATATCACGGACGCGTTAAAACAAATAAATAATTAA
- a CDS encoding helix-turn-helix domain-containing protein encodes MMSETIKKKTNKSAGKNIRTLRHERGWSQEDVANRLGISIPAFSKIETGVTDINLSRLEQIANIFEVSVVNLLSLEYVEEPSTQDLSLSIVQKKLIDRETEITNLQRKVILLYEELLSKNQVAL; translated from the coding sequence ATGATGAGCGAGACCATAAAAAAGAAGACCAACAAATCAGCTGGTAAAAACATCCGTACACTTCGCCACGAGCGTGGCTGGAGCCAGGAAGATGTTGCAAACCGGTTGGGTATTTCTATCCCTGCCTTTTCGAAGATCGAAACAGGGGTCACCGATATTAACTTATCCCGGCTTGAGCAAATTGCCAATATTTTTGAAGTAAGTGTTGTTAATCTTCTTTCGCTTGAGTATGTAGAAGAACCCAGCACCCAGGACCTGAGCCTTAGCATAGTCCAGAAAAAACTAATTGACAGGGAGACCGAGATAACCAATTTACAGCGTAAAGTTATTTTATTGTACGAAGAACTGCTGAGCAAAAACCAGGTGGCGCTGTAA
- a CDS encoding ATP-dependent helicase, with protein MDYLAGLNPEQKAAVLQIKGPVMIIAGAGSGKTRVITYRVAHLIRSGVDSFNILVLTFTNKAAREMRERINHICGPEAKNIWMGTFHSVFAKLLRVEADKIGYPNNFTIYDTDDSKSVIRAILKEMQLDDKLYNQNFVYNRISAAKNNLVGWQEYQNNDQIQADDFSSGRGMLGKIYETYAQRCYRAGAMDFDDLLFKTNELLKNHPDVLNKYQQKFKYLMVDEYQDTNFSQYLIVKRLAAVNENICVVGDDAQSIYAFRGANIQNILNFEKDYPDLKVFKLEQNYRSTQNIVNVANSVIANNKEQLKKHVFSEKESGDKIKVMRAFSDNEEGKLVADAIMYQRTSNGLKWHDFAILYRTNAQSRSMEEALRKNGIPYKIYGGLSFYQRKEIKDLIAYFRLTFNPNDEEALKRVINYPKRGIGDTTVDRIIVAADKNNITPFEVILQANRYIDKVPASLNAFAAMIQSFQVITKNQSAYEAALHIAQHSGLLKDLYEDKSVEGLNRYENIQELLNGIKEFSEREDIEEKGLDVFMQDVALLTNDDNDKDKNADTVSLMTIHSSKGLEFPQVHIVGLEENLFPSQMSLNSRSDLEEERRLFYVAITRAEYKLTISYATSRFKFGTLISCEPSRFLDEIDAKYLELDFTAKPAASAGSFDDERSAWSRRADTFSKPKAASAPPVKTTSILAKAHVPSPGFKPSDTSNLQVGMQVEHERFGFGKVLTLEGNKPDIKATIFFKEIGQKQLLLKFAKLSIVSGVE; from the coding sequence TTGGATTATTTAGCAGGGTTAAACCCCGAACAAAAAGCCGCCGTACTACAAATAAAAGGCCCGGTAATGATCATTGCCGGCGCGGGTTCGGGTAAAACACGTGTGATCACATACCGCGTTGCACACCTTATACGCAGCGGTGTGGATAGCTTTAACATACTGGTACTTACCTTTACCAATAAGGCCGCCCGCGAAATGCGCGAGCGTATTAATCACATTTGCGGCCCCGAGGCCAAAAACATTTGGATGGGTACCTTCCACTCGGTTTTTGCCAAGCTATTAAGGGTCGAGGCTGATAAAATTGGCTACCCCAACAACTTTACCATTTACGATACCGACGATAGCAAAAGTGTTATCCGCGCCATATTAAAAGAGATGCAGCTGGATGATAAGCTGTATAACCAGAATTTTGTGTATAACCGTATAAGCGCGGCAAAAAACAACCTGGTTGGCTGGCAGGAGTATCAAAATAACGACCAGATACAGGCCGACGACTTTAGCAGCGGCCGCGGTATGCTGGGCAAAATATACGAAACCTATGCACAGCGCTGTTACCGCGCCGGGGCTATGGACTTTGACGACCTGCTTTTTAAAACAAACGAACTTTTAAAGAACCACCCCGACGTACTGAACAAATACCAGCAGAAGTTTAAATACCTGATGGTTGACGAGTACCAGGATACCAACTTTTCGCAGTACCTTATTGTAAAACGCCTTGCCGCTGTAAACGAAAATATTTGCGTGGTAGGCGACGATGCGCAGAGTATTTACGCCTTCCGGGGTGCCAATATACAGAACATCCTGAACTTTGAAAAGGATTACCCCGACCTGAAAGTGTTTAAACTGGAACAGAACTACCGGTCGACCCAAAATATTGTAAATGTTGCCAACAGCGTAATTGCCAATAATAAAGAGCAGCTTAAAAAGCATGTTTTTTCGGAGAAGGAAAGCGGCGACAAAATAAAGGTGATGCGCGCGTTTAGCGATAATGAAGAAGGCAAGCTGGTTGCTGATGCCATTATGTACCAGCGAACCTCAAACGGCCTTAAATGGCACGATTTTGCCATCCTTTACCGCACCAACGCGCAATCGCGCTCAATGGAGGAGGCCTTGCGCAAAAACGGCATCCCGTATAAAATATACGGCGGTTTGTCGTTCTATCAGCGTAAAGAGATCAAGGATCTTATAGCGTACTTCAGGCTTACATTTAACCCTAACGACGAGGAAGCACTTAAACGTGTTATCAATTACCCAAAACGTGGCATTGGTGACACCACGGTTGACCGGATAATTGTAGCTGCCGACAAAAACAACATTACCCCGTTCGAGGTGATCTTGCAGGCTAACCGGTATATTGATAAAGTACCCGCATCGTTAAACGCCTTCGCGGCCATGATACAAAGCTTCCAGGTAATCACCAAAAACCAGAGTGCTTACGAAGCGGCGCTGCACATTGCGCAGCATTCCGGTTTATTAAAAGACCTGTACGAAGATAAATCTGTTGAAGGACTTAACCGTTACGAAAATATACAGGAGTTGCTGAACGGTATCAAAGAATTTTCGGAACGGGAAGATATTGAGGAAAAGGGCCTGGATGTTTTTATGCAGGACGTAGCCTTATTAACCAACGACGATAACGATAAGGATAAAAATGCTGATACCGTATCGTTAATGACCATCCACTCCTCAAAAGGCCTGGAATTCCCGCAGGTACACATCGTCGGGCTCGAAGAAAACCTGTTCCCGTCGCAAATGTCGCTTAACTCGCGCAGCGACCTGGAAGAAGAGCGCAGGCTGTTTTATGTGGCCATTACCCGCGCCGAATATAAGCTCACTATCAGCTACGCGACATCGCGTTTTAAGTTTGGCACGCTGATAAGCTGCGAGCCCAGCAGGTTTTTAGATGAAATTGATGCCAAGTATCTGGAGCTTGATTTTACAGCTAAACCAGCCGCCTCCGCAGGTTCGTTTGACGACGAGCGCAGCGCCTGGAGCCGCCGCGCCGATACTTTTTCGAAACCTAAGGCAGCGAGCGCGCCGCCGGTTAAAACAACATCAATACTGGCAAAAGCACATGTACCGTCGCCGGGCTTTAAACCGTCAGATACATCAAACCTGCAGGTGGGTATGCAGGTTGAGCACGAGCGTTTTGGTTTTGGAAAAGTGCTGACCCTTGAAGGTAACAAGCCTGACATTAAAGCCACTATATTTTTTAAAGAAATAGGCCAGAAACAACTGCTGTTAAAATTCGCGAAACTAAGTATAGTAAGTGGGGTAGAGTAA
- a CDS encoding PH domain-containing protein, with product MDTTDQIYTSKKGFVIYCVLGLISIMLVSYCFHKLYLPAILCFAATGIIILPIVFNTNYTITGTGNLKVRCGFFVNLTIPVADIKKITPCKTILSAPALSFDRLEVFYNKYDSVVISPVNADDFIAKLQALNPAIEYTHNAS from the coding sequence ATGGATACCACAGATCAGATCTATACATCAAAAAAAGGTTTTGTCATTTACTGCGTTTTGGGGTTGATTTCCATAATGCTGGTAAGCTACTGCTTTCACAAGCTTTACCTGCCGGCAATACTTTGTTTTGCGGCAACAGGTATAATTATTTTGCCGATAGTATTTAATACCAATTATACCATTACCGGCACCGGTAATTTGAAAGTTCGCTGTGGCTTTTTTGTGAACCTGACCATACCGGTTGCCGATATCAAAAAGATAACGCCCTGCAAAACTATATTAAGCGCGCCTGCCCTTTCATTCGACAGGCTGGAAGTATTTTATAATAAATACGACTCTGTGGTGATTTCGCCGGTAAATGCCGACGATTTTATTGCAAAATTACAAGCGCTAAACCCGGCTATTGAGTATACCCATAACGCAAGCTAA
- a CDS encoding peptidylprolyl isomerase: MKIQPQHVVSLTYDLYVKKEDGTEGLQESATQEQPLTFLFGAGQMIPKFEEELSTLSTGDTYDFRISAAEGYGEFDEEAVANLPKEMFQGQDLPQIGEVLPLQDNNGNRFQGQVVSVTEDSVIVDLNHPMAGQELHFKGEILNVRPATPEELSHGHAHGPDGHHAH; this comes from the coding sequence ATGAAAATTCAACCACAACACGTAGTGTCATTAACATACGACCTGTATGTAAAAAAAGAAGACGGGACAGAAGGTTTACAGGAAAGCGCAACCCAGGAGCAGCCCTTAACTTTTTTGTTTGGTGCAGGGCAAATGATACCAAAATTTGAAGAAGAATTAAGTACTCTGTCAACCGGGGATACTTACGATTTCCGCATATCAGCAGCAGAAGGTTATGGCGAATTTGATGAAGAAGCCGTAGCTAACCTGCCAAAAGAGATGTTTCAGGGGCAGGACCTGCCGCAAATAGGCGAGGTTTTACCTTTGCAGGACAACAATGGCAACCGTTTTCAGGGCCAGGTTGTTTCGGTTACCGAGGATTCAGTAATTGTGGATCTTAACCACCCTATGGCAGGCCAGGAACTGCACTTTAAAGGCGAGATCCTAAATGTGCGCCCTGCAACTCCCGAAGAGTTATCGCACGGCCACGCGCACGGCCCGGATGGTCATCATGCACATTAA